The window GCAATGAGAATGCCGCTTAAACCATAAATGGAGGGTTTCCATGAAATACCTAGGGTTTGCAGCAGTTGTGTTAGCCAACCGGCAGTGCCATAAATACCAATTAGACCGAAAATAGCCAGTAATGCAGGCAAGACAAAGGTAAGTGAAAAAATGCGTAAAATGAGCGATTTGCCTTTGAAATCTAAATAGAAAAAAGCGCGTGCAAATAAAGTACCAATTATGCTAGAAAGCAAGGCTGACAAGAATGCCTGCCCGAAGCTAAAGGCGATGACTTGATGCAAATAATCGTCTTTTAAGAAATCAGATAAGGCATAATCACTTCCTACTGAAAAAACCGCAGAAAGGGAAAAACCATAGAGTAAAACAATGAAAAAAATGACCGCACTTCCGCCCAAATAATGGCGAGGACGAAAATGCGGATGTTGCAATAAGCGCATTAATACTATTTAGATAAGGCTTTTTGCCATTGATTGATCCAGCCTTTCAGCTGCTCACTTGTTACCGTTGTGGTATCTAAAATACGCATTGATTTTGCGCGAGAATTAAGCTCATCAATATGACTTTCGATATTGGTCTCTACCACGGGTAACATCACATTATTTTTAGCAATATCCGCTTGAGCTTGCGGTGAAAGTAAGAATCCTAAAAATTCATCAGCACAGGCATTATTGCGGTTAGCGACTTTTGCCGTGACTTCAACTTGTAATACGCTCCCCTCTGCAAATTCCGTTGCCACATAATTGTCTTTTTGTTCAGAAAGAATATGGTAAATCGGTGAAGTATTGACGCTTAAAACCAGATCACCTTCGCCTTTTAAGAAGGCCCCATAAGACTCAGTCCAACCTTTGGTGACCGTGACCGTATGTTTAGAAAGGGTCTTCCAGGCATTTGCGACATCTGCTTCTGGATAAACTACATTCATCCAAAGTAATAAACCACGTCCAATACTGCTTGTACGCGGATCTTGATATAACACTTTAAGATCTTGACGCTCAACTAATTCTTTTAAGCTCTTTGGTGGATTAGTCAGTTTATTCTTATCATAAATAAACGCATATTGTGCATAATCGAATGGTAAGAACGTGTGATTTTCCCATTTAATTGGTAAACGTAACTGGCTTAAATCCACTTTATTTGGCTCAAAAATATTGAGTTTTTGTGCATCCTCAATTTGATAACTATCTAAACCGAGCACTACATCCGCCTTAATTTTTTTACCTTCTAGACGGACACGGTTAAACAAGGTGCCATTATTATCAAAAGCCACATAATTCAGCTTACATTGCGGGAATTGTTGTTCAAAAGCTGCTTTAACTTTTGGTCCAGCGCTCCAATCAGCACTAAATGAATCATAAGTATAAACATCTAATGTTTGAGGAGCTGCTTGTGCGAAAGCGGAAGCGGTAAAAAGTGCGGTTAAAATGGAAAGCGTTTTGTTCATTATGCGTTCTCCTTATTTTTGCATAACGAAACAGCATAATGAGATGATTAGTTTCCTACGCCAGCATTATCTGTTTCAGGTTCACGGGTATTTCTCAGCCATTAATATAGGCACCCCGACTAACGCGACGTAGTCTATCTTAAGGAAATTTAATCAACAAGTTATTTCATTTAAAAATGTTAATCTGATCACACTTTTATATCTGGTTTATCATTTTTTGAGCAAAAGAAAACCTGCTAAAAAGCAGGTTTATCTTGGTAATCTAACGCCAATTAAGCTTGATGTTTAGCCGCTACTTCGCTTAATAAAGTTTGAAGTTCGCCAGCTTGATACATTTCTAAAATAATATCACAACCACCAATTAACTCACCTTCTACCCATAATTGTGGGAAAGTTGGCCAGTTTGCATAAGCCGGCAATTCAGCACGAATATCTGGGTGTTGAAGAATATCAACATAGCCGAAAGGCACTTTGCAATTCATTAATGCTTCAGATGCACGCGCAGAGAAACCACAAGAAGGTAATTTTGGTGAACCTTTCATGTAAATTAAAATTGGATTTTCAGCGATTTGTTTTTTGATTTTGTCTAACGTTTCCATAATGTTCCTTGTTCAAATAAGTCTGAATAGGGCGCTATTCTAGCATAAGATAGAACCTGAGTGAAAGACTTGGTCTTACCAACTTCCACCTGCTCCACCGCCACCGAAGCCGCCGCCACCAAAGCCACCACCGGAAGAACCGCCTCCGCCGAAGCCACCTCCAAA is drawn from Haemophilus parainfluenzae and contains these coding sequences:
- the thiB gene encoding thiamine ABC transporter substrate binding subunit → MNKTLSILTALFTASAFAQAAPQTLDVYTYDSFSADWSAGPKVKAAFEQQFPQCKLNYVAFDNNGTLFNRVRLEGKKIKADVVLGLDSYQIEDAQKLNIFEPNKVDLSQLRLPIKWENHTFLPFDYAQYAFIYDKNKLTNPPKSLKELVERQDLKVLYQDPRTSSIGRGLLLWMNVVYPEADVANAWKTLSKHTVTVTKGWTESYGAFLKGEGDLVLSVNTSPIYHILSEQKDNYVATEFAEGSVLQVEVTAKVANRNNACADEFLGFLLSPQAQADIAKNNVMLPVVETNIESHIDELNSRAKSMRILDTTTVTSEQLKGWINQWQKALSK
- the grxD gene encoding Grx4 family monothiol glutaredoxin, coding for METLDKIKKQIAENPILIYMKGSPKLPSCGFSARASEALMNCKVPFGYVDILQHPDIRAELPAYANWPTFPQLWVEGELIGGCDIILEMYQAGELQTLLSEVAAKHQA